TTATCTTTCGCGTCATCGAAAGAGTGTAAGGACCGGCGAATATTCGTTAAAATTCGGATTACGAAGTTTACTGAAAGGCGAAGATGACTTCGGCTTCGACTTCGGTGCCGAAGTTGAAATAGAAATTcggctttcagttaaatttggtcactatttcaaaatttcatttaactttcagttaaattcgaaagctttaaaagatttttttaaatatacaatgaagaataattataaaatatattgcatgTTTTATGCATTTCAACCTGTTTCTGTTGGTTCAACCCTttttcaactctttaactccgaaaggtgtttcggagttaaagagttgagagagggttgtaaccaatTTAAGAAGTAGCTTCCTCGACTAAATTGGCCCACTCGGACTTGGGAACATGAGTTCATACTTTTCTGATGTACTCCATTGCAAATCCGTTAGGTGTTCTTCGAacaccaaaaacaaaaaaaacaaaaaataacgacaaaaaaaaaattcttttttataaaacttatacaaGTTCCTCAAAAAttactcttttaattaaatgtgtttttaaaatccaaattcggctttcagttaaattcggttTAGAAGTCCAAATTCGTCTCTCAGTTAAGTTCAGGCTACATATATGACTTAAGTTCGTCTTTGAGTTAAATTCGGTATACGCATATTATCTAAATTCTTcctattattgaaaaaacatgTTCAATTCAGCAGTGATTTCGATAgagtcattattttattttcagttttaactGCTTTTGGCTGGAAGTAAAACTTGTTTTGTGtttacaagttttatatttaatattaataatattaaacataaaactgGTAAACAggtaataatactattattaccTGCCGAACTCGCATCGAACTTGCGCTTACGCTTAATAGGTATGtcaaatagaattttttttttgcgacgtttttaaatagatttttatttttaagaattttattccTTTAGTTATCCAAGAAAGTTTGTCCAAGGACAAGATATGTATTTTGCTTTAAGAACTATTTCACTTGAAAGAAAATTTgcgttgttttgaaaaaaaaattaattatataataatatatataaatgatgcACAAATGAGGTATAATTGACTTAATACTAGTTTTGTTTATACcgtagataaaataaaataattagttattttttaattatttaatagctGTAATTGGTATTACAGCAATTAAAATTATGGCATTCGTCATGTTTGCAGCATTAGGCCgagtgaataaaaatgagcaactgcttttactcagtaattggtcagctttacgtaaataaaaacttttataatttttcttaagcTTTTATTCTCGAAAAGTTgaacaattactgagtaaattgcttaacattacatgaataaaaatttgagaaaaactcctaaagtttttattcatgaaaagctgaacaattactgAGTTGAAGCAATTGCTCGTTTTTATTCACACGGCATATTGTCAGCACAGATATCTCAAAATCTGCATTTTTAATGGTTCcgaattttttgtaaattagaGTTCACCTTTTTTTTCGAATATAAGGAGCCGTGTTTTATTGGTAATCGTTTTATTGGTAATCGCGCAACCTAATTCTTTAACaatagtcaatttttttttatctggaCAGTgcctttgataattttttttcaccGGTTGCTGTAACCACATAGctcaatttttctttaaataatttcttaaagcGTCTTTTcgcttttaatttactttagcGTGAAATAAAAGATCAAGAGAAAACTTTGTACTAAAGATTCGGTATATATGTTGAGgtgatttttacaagttttgttaaaatttgttaagatttttacaagttttgttaaaattattctaagacgtccaaaaaagttataaccattttattatttttatcaaaatagcaaaaaaaaccattataatgaaaatctatatttttcataaaataaaaataaactttcacaatCAAACAAtcactttctttttaaatgtattatgtaATTATGGATTCTAGCAGttaaatctctctctctctctctctctctctctctctttctctctctctctctctctctctctctctctttctctctctctctctctctctatatatatatatatatatatatatatatatatatatatatatatatatatatatatatatatatatatatatatatatatatatatatatatatatatatagatatatatatatatatatatattataagcattaaaacatcatatacggtatcatactatttatttcttttttaagtaatatttcgGCTCATATAGCGAGGGccattatcaaactaataaaaccgttaaaaaaaccgtttaaaaattataataaacgtAACCAAATGATATCATTGCAACGTCAGATACtcaacattttttagttttacaaaaaatggttTCCAATGGGGAGTCATCACCAAATTGCCATTGTCAcgatttaaaatgttttctttaggTTGTCAACATTGTACACGTTGTATTTTAATGGCCTCACGAATTTTTCTTGTGTAGTTGTTTGAAATAACAGAAAGCGTTTTAGGGTTGTATTTATGTAATCATGTATTTCACCGAATATCGCAGTTagtatttttaaaggttttttagcTCGAGCATACAAAATTTGTTCAGAACATAACATTCaagatgaaattaattttcttattaagatttttactgaaaatggaCATTCATATAAACAGTATTCAgatattgctaaaaattataaatactccACAAATAAATCTAGTTCTCAAAAAATTGATACCAAAAATCTTGTTATTTTACCATGGGTCTCAAAATTAAGCCTTGTTCTAAGAAGAGAGTTTCGTAAAGTCGGTGTTAAAACAGTCTTCCGTTTTGGTAATCCCTTGATAAATATACTCTGTCGAAACAAGTCTAAACTGCCTCCGAACAGTCATCCAGGAGTGTACCAACTTAATTGCACATGTGGTGTATGTTATATTggtaaaacaagaaaaaagatttccaCACGAATTcaagaacataaaaataatgttacaaaAGCCAACTGGGATACATCTGGAATAGTAGAACATTCACAACATTGTAATGGTAAAACAAACAACTACACAAGAAAAATTCGTGAGGCCATTGAAATACAACGTGTACAATGTTCAAAACCTAAAGAAAACGTTTTAAATCGTGACAATGGCAATTTGGTGATGACTCCCCATTGGAaaccattttttgtaaaattaaaaaatgttgaatatcTGACGTTGCAATGACATCATTTGGTTacgtttattataatttttcaacGGTTTTTTCAacggttttattattttgataatggCCCTCACTACATGAGCcgaaatattacttaaaaaagaaataaatagtatgataccgtatatgatgttttaatgcttataatattattacacatactattaaagatgtcgcttaaaatttatatatatttatatatatatatatatatatatatatatatgtatatatatatatatatatgtatatatatatatatatatatatatatatatatatatatatatatatatatatatatatatatatatatatacagtactaAACATCGAATTAGGAATTTAATgcattttatagtattttataacaattttgttgcaattcaacagtaaaaacaaaaattgaaaataaaaatgcaaaaattgaCTTTAATAAGTGAAAACCATGAAAGAATTGTcagatatacataaataaaattgactGATAAAACCACTTAATACTTGGTATGTCCGCCTTTATGCTTTTTGACTGCTGAAATACGACTTGGTATTGACTGAATAAATTTGGAGCAAAAGCGACTGATTCGTTCACTGTGGTGCCatgtttaaatcaaattttcttttaagtctCTCGTATTGGTTGAAGCTGTTTGCATGACTTCTCTTTTGAGTTCATTCCATAGTCCTTCAATGGGATTTAGGTCGGGACTGTTACCAGGCCATTGCAATAtggaaattttattgttttcgaaaATTTCATTACGGATTTGGCAATATGACATGGAGCcccatcttgcataaatattgcATTCCCATTAGGAAACCATGCTTTAATCTAGGGTATTAAACATGTCTTTAGAATGGTTTTGTATTGCTCTTGTCTCATCATCCCTTCCACAAAGTATAATCGTCCAGGCCCTTTTACCGAAATCACGCTTCAAAACATTATCTTTTGAGGATGTTTGACTGTTTCTTGAAAACATTTCGGAAGATTTGTCTCCTCTCTCTTCCTTCGAACAAATGGTCTTCGTTCAACCATTACTTCCAGCATTgactcatcagaaaaaaaaatttatacaaataaaaggCTACTGTAGCGAATAACTTTTAGTGACAAtataatttattgataattgaaaatatattgcagcataataaacttaaataaatcaatctCAAGTTATTGCAAACAAACAAATAAGTTGCACTTaacttaattaacttaaataattttttatgttgttgttttagttaTTCACCGTTGTATAcgtgtataaatttttaactttgtaatGCTAACCTTAGACCATTCCTTAATTGTCCA
This portion of the Hydra vulgaris chromosome 13, alternate assembly HydraT2T_AEP genome encodes:
- the LOC136089928 gene encoding uncharacterized protein LOC136089928, which gives rise to MAFVMFAALGRVNKNEQLLLLTRAYKICSEHNIQDEINFLIKIFTENGHSYKQYSDIAKNYKYSTNKSSSQKIDTKNLVILPWVSKLSLVLRREFRKVGVKTVFRFGNPLINILCRNKSKLPPNSHPGVYQLNCTCGVCYIGKTRKKISTRIQEHKNNVTKANWDTSGIVEHSQHCNGKTNNYTRKIREAIEIQRVQCSKPKENVLNRDNGNLGMTISLNIEIASINSRNTFDCILKYKEHFENISKSSTTFP